The Halictus rubicundus isolate RS-2024b chromosome 3, iyHalRubi1_principal, whole genome shotgun sequence genome includes a region encoding these proteins:
- the LOC143352749 gene encoding uncharacterized protein LOC143352749 isoform X1, whose product MKTQKKALAARKATKMPTIAKKRRSFSEKAVSDVRKEKKPKKLDPMDDAKRKIDSDKKKSEKAEEKKKIEDKKKIEEKRKEKSEKVDDKKKCVRDPERKYDKVEEKKLEKVDEKVTDECTYDVTEKKKVQKIEEKTKLEKQLIECKKKVEKVEEKKKGGKLEEESTEDQTKLSNFPEESNLHEEKSDTVCSITKKKCKDDKKKDGKPVKSDFKENIKISVIKDKKSERKKLLEKGTISSKGSLTRTKKSSKTKLLQKKGISRKTVLTKKSHISVVQKLDKKIKLNKLIKDEETSISEEDEAMKKTKKKSVSISKGKVMQEKKPKLRKHMKAKLPLKNSKISTALKKDDKLKTLVEKVVPKKKMDIKETEKPLNEQKKVIGKDESNEEIELNNIKSEVEESKDVDKNTKEEQPPSKLPDIKKSVKSNTKIGKKMKKKSIKAHTESTNQILSSSEDTSSEESINKQIKVCEDSPSNSVTSKQEQTDSENITETNLKQETVNSENLSGNASSSDSEHESDDETKKGKQKDMKKKERDNSPSDERFRRMRLFGFWNGPKRHRVASLNALAKVHCLYENETGGVYLGGFCKPKPEKEKQKKAKEEKEEPVRKEKEKKIENKGEESVPKRKLRNVPGLRGKHWDMIESSSSSSSSDEDCEQEKSVEYTKKKIIKRRKRNEEAMDLKDMVVCKRMASLNASAILAASYSDEKNRCSSSSDSTSSESEVEIIKKRKQIDSDIDKRKSRKNSEQDEVIKPPNKLVIVNQDTDVTITGVYVNQTRSTHHEGFCSIAGMQYRISSTSHTQTAATAVATELHDQQKLEQPCKSYTPLGALSSMQPPGSQGNHPNMSPRRHSAFSAPHQHGYYQPAGPLIQHPPTLPPIKGPPPEPTPTPPQNSEGSDDLVATSTTSGGTSSTGGGFYRAYCPPYYGTPPQYADLCYPSAYSHPHAHPPPYYKYAPTYRRYIFRQYYGYQESSGGGGPGSGATGGGPTVVDYQPPPPPPGEYPLPPYYGGYPPPPPPPPPPPNPAYLHSPGRPFLDHATFQGCPCPMQSCPKNVDTGPLIGNGKGAPVVSGTGLSLPPSALVGPPSPARGLAGLAPPHGANAWDTDRVQLNTHRNLNQNQPSAPTSHNLVGGHNRTQNSDCEDKNEKNSMEEKLQKCGCQKRACTSTCEVKMENLSPTEKLTVTTCPSNKLRTFKLENNNVKCESCSVEMGDNITCVANCNVKCESDYKCDIMKCEQCMKEGQMAILEIDKDSGILLDDKLDADPDVKEELNDVIVIENENWKKPDYESTVQETIEELAEKEGIEKTEVEGEQPKCQKVSKRKLSLDSLSDSRKKRKVSKRTLSVGSSQDLTNSDFSSKISIPILSLMKQVDTNNDSCISKKKQPKKDNQNQKRKVDNSTSCENAMKKSKTSKQSTSNNIPNCFKHVVSDNSIMETINNVIQKSLQMTQKKDRKSKNIEKSEKTKKEVNLLTAVRKVVKKVDVVKNIASHKLSKVISKSGHSKSKTDARIKLKTHDKIKCKGKSKSKVHEAKTKDNGKKHESTTKSKVKTVNETIKKPALIKKKRKSTKKTSVKKSTTKVEECIVGDENLLLTRKTFLKPKWSNGWSWEGDPFEAKVYLTNEESAIRRCYASMKHESGDVLRPRDCVLLKSGPRKADLPFVAKIAALWENPDDGEMMFSLLWYYRPEHTEQGRTQYDTEDEVFASRHRDANSVACIEDKCYILTFNEYCRYRKNLRRIEEGLESPGLIVPPGDQLYPRENRQPPIPVPSDMVLFCRRVYDYRGKKLVKNPG is encoded by the exons ATGAAGACACAGAAAAAGGCGCTGGCTGCCAGGAAGGCAACCAAAATGCCAACAATTGCTAAAAAACGTCGCTCATTTTCAGAGAAAGCAGTATCCGAtgtaagaaaagaaaagaagcctAAGAAGCTTGATCCGATGGATGATGCAAAAAGGAAGATAGATAGCGACAAGAAAAAATCAGAGAAGgccgaagaaaagaagaaaatcgaAGATAAGAAGAAAATAGAAGAGAAACGGAAAGAAAAATCTGAGAAGGTCGACGATAAAAAGAAATGTGTTAGAGATCCAGAAAGGAAGTATGATAAAGTAGAGGAAAAGAAATTGGAGAAGGTGGATGAAAAAGTCACCGATGAGTGTACTTACGATGtaacagagaaaaagaaagtacAAAAGATAGAGGAAAAAACGAAGCTGGAGAAGCAGTTAATAGAATGTaagaaaaaagttgaaaaagtggaagagaaaaagaaaggtgGAAAACTCGAGGAAGAGAGTACAGAAGATCAAACAAAACTTTCCAATTTTCCAGAGGAGAGTAATTTACATGAAGAAAAGTCAGATACTGTTTGTTCCATTACTAAGAAGAAATGCAAAGATGACAAGAAGAAGGATGGGAAACCAGTTAAGTCAGACTTCAAGGAAAATATAAAGATTTCTGTGATAAAAGATAAAAAGTCGGAACGTAAAAAGCTTCTTGAAAAAGGTACAATAAGTAGCAAAGGTTCTTTAACACGAACAAAAAAGAGTtctaaaacgaaattattacaaaaaaaagGTATTTCTAGAAAGACTGTCTTAACAAAAAAGTCACATATATCGGTAGTTCAGAAACTGGATAAGAagattaaattaaacaaattaataaaagacGAAGAAACATCTATAAGTGAAGAAGATGAAGCAATgaagaaaacgaagaaaaaaagTGTTAGTATCTCTAAAGGTAAGGTCATGCAAGAGAAAAAACCAAAGTTAAGGAAGCATATGAAAGCTAAGTTGCCTttgaaaaatagtaaaataagCACTGCATTAAAAAAAGATGATAAGCTTAAAACACTGGTGGAGAAAGTTGTACCTAAAAAGAAAATGGATATAAAGGAAACTGAGAAACCATTAAATGAACAGAAAAAGGTTATAGGTAAAGATGAGTCAAACGAGGAAATTgaactaaataatataaaaagcGAAGTAGAAGAAAGTAAAGATGTTGATAAAAATACTAAGGAAGAGCAGCCGCCATCGAAATTGCCGGATATTAAAAAATCTGTGAAAAGTAATacaaaaattggtaaaaaaatgaaaaagaagtcTATAAAAGCACACACAGAGAGCACCAATCAAATACTTTCTTCTTCTGAAGATACATCTTCCGAAGAATCGATTAATAAGCAGATCAAAGTTTGCGAAGATAGTCCAAGTAATAGTGTTACTTCTAAACAAGAACAAACCGATAGTGAAAATATAACAGAAACTAATTTAAAACAAGAAACAGTTAATAGTGAAAATTTAAGTGGCAATGCTTCGTCATCAGATTCTGAACATGAAAGTGATGATGAAACGAAGAAAGGCAAACAGAAGGATATgaagaaaaaggagagagaTAATTCACCATCTGATGAACGTTTTCGACGAATGAGATTATTCGGCTTCTGGAATGGACCAAAAAGACATAGAGTGGCCTCTTTAAATGCATTGGCTAAAGTACATTGTTTATATGAAAATGAAACCGGTGGTGTGTATCTAGGAGGTTTTTGTAAACCAAAacctgaaaaagaaaagcaaaagaaagctaaagaagaaaaagaagaacctGTTCGtaaggagaaagaaaagaaaatagaaaataaaggagAAGAAAGTGTTCCAAAAAGAAAGCTCCGAAATGTTCCAGGATTACGTGGAAAGCactgggatatgatagagagtTCTTCATCGTCATCTTCTTCTGATGAGGATTGTGAGCAAGAAAAAAGTGTAGAATATActaagaaaaaaataattaaacgaagAAAGAGAAACGAAGAAGCAATGGATTTGAAAGATATGGTTGTTTGTAAAAGAATGGCAAGTCTTAATGCTAGTGCAATTCTGGCAGCTTCTTATTCAGACGAGAAAAACCGTTGCAGTAGCAGTTCTGATTCCACTAGTAGCGAATCGGAggtagaaattattaaaaaaaggaaacaaattGATTCAGATATTGATAAGCGGAAATCAAGGAAAAACTCAGAACAGGATGAAGTAATAAAACCACCCAATAAACTTGTTATTGTAAATCAAGATACAGATGTTACTATTACTG GTGTTTATGTTAATCAAACTCGATCGACGCATCATGAAGGGTTCTGTAGCATTGCTGGCATGCAGTATAGAATAAGTTCAACCAGTCACACTCAAACTGCAGCTACTGCAGTCGCTACTGAACTTCATGATCAg CAAAAGTTGGAACAACCTTGCAAATCGTATACACCATTAGGTGCATTATCATCAATGCAACCACCTGGTAGTCAAGGCAATCATCCAAACATGTCACCCAGGAGACATTCAGCATTTTCAGCTCCACACCAACATG GGTATTATCAGCCGGCTGGACCACTGATACAGCACCCACCTACTTTACCACCAATAAAAGGACCACCTCCAGAACCAACTCCTACACCTCCCCAAAATTCTGAAGGCTCAGATGATTTGGTAGCAACTTCAACAACTTCTGGTGGAACTAGTAGCACAG GAGGTGGATTCTATAGGGCATATTGTCCTCCATACTATGGTACACCACCACAATATGCAGATTTGTGTTATCCGTCAGCTTACTCTCATCCACATGCTCATCCACCGCCTTACTATAAATATGCACCAACTTATAGAAG GTATATTTTCAGGCAATATTATGGATATCAGGAGTCTAGTGGAGGCGGAGGTCCTGGAAGCGGTGCTACTGGAGGTGGCCCAACAGTCGTCGACTATCAACCACCTCCGCCACCACCTGGTGAATATCCTTTACCCCCATACTATGGAGGATATCCACCACCTCCTccgccgcctccacctccacctAATCCAGCATATTTGCATTCTCCAGGAAGACCCTTTTTAGATC ATGCAACCTTCCAGGGTTGTCCATGCCCGATGCAATCTTGTCCAAAAAACGTGGATACTGGGCCCCTTATTGGTAATGGTAAGGGAGCGCCAGTGGTATCGGGGACCGGTCTGTCATTGCCGCCCAGTGCTTTGGTAGGTCCGCCCTCGCCGGCGAGGGGGCTAGCCGGGCTAGCGCCGCCTCACGGTGCCAATGCCTGGGATACGGATCGCGTCCAACTTAACACTCATCGCAACCTGAATCAGAACCAACCTTCGGCCCCTACTTCTCATAATCTAGTCGGTGGACATAATCGCACTCAGAACTCGGACTGCGAAGACAAG AATGAGAAGAATTCCATGGAGGAAAAGTTGCAAAAGTGTGGGTGTCAGAAACGTGCCTGTACATCAACGTGCGAAGTTAAAATGGAAAATCTCTCCCCTACCGAGAAATTAACAGTAACAACGTGTCCAAGTAACAAGCTTCGTACATTCAAGTTGGAAAATAACAATGTCAAGTGCGAATCTTGTAGTGTAGAAATGGGTGATAACATAACTTGCGTCGCAAATTGTAATGTTAAGTGCGAGTCAGATTACAAGTGCGATATAATGAAATGTGAACAATGCATGAAAGAGGGGCAGATGGCTATTCTAGAGATCGACAaagattctggtatattattagATGATAAATTGGATGCAGATCCCGATGTTAAGGAGGAGTTGAACGATGTTATTGTGATTGAGAATGAAAATTGGAAGAAACCAGATTATGAATCGACAGTACAAGAAACCATTGAAGAACTTGCAGAAAAAGAAGGTATAGAGAAAACGGAAGTGGAAGGAGAACAACCTAAGTGTCAGAAAGTATCAAAGAGGAAATTATCTTTAGATAGCTTGTCCGATAgtagaaagaaaaggaaagtgaGTAAAAGGACTCTTTCTGTTGGCTCTTCTCAAGATTTGACTAATAGTGATTTCTCATCGAAAATTTCTATACCGATCTTATCTCTGATGAAACAGGTTGATACTAACAATGATTCGTGTATTTCAAAGAAGAAGCAACCTAAGAAAGATAATCAGAACCAAAAGCGAAAAGTAGATAATTCAACTTCTTGTGAGAATGCAATGAAAAAGTCAAAGACTTCTAAACAAAGTACAAGTAACAATATCCCAAATTGCTTTAAACATGTTGTCAGTGATAATTCTATCATGGAGACTATTAATAACGTTATACAAAAAAGTTTGCAAATGACTCAGAAAAAAGATCGTAAGAGCAAGAATATAGAGAAGTCCgaaaaaacaaagaaagaagTGAACCTGTTAACTGCCGTAAGAAAGGTGGTTAAAAAAGTTGATGTAGTAAAAAATATAGCGTCGCACAAGTTGTCAAAAGTAATTTCAAAAAGCGGTCATTCTAAAAGTAAAACCGACGCAAGGATAAAGTTAAAGACTCATGATAAGATTAAgtgtaaaggaaaaagtaaaTCCAAAGTCCACGAAGCAAAAACGAAGGATAATGGTAAAAAGCATGAGAGTACAACAAAATCTAAAGTAAAAACTGTTAACGAGACTATTAAAAAGCCAGCTCTGATTAAGAAGAAACGGAAAAGTACGAAGAAAACGAGTGTAAAAAAGTCAACTACCAAAGTCGAAGAATGCATAGTAggagatgaaaatttattgctAACtaggaaaacatttttaaaacccAAGTGGAGTAACGGATGGAGTTGGGAAGGGGATCCGTTTGAAGCCAAAGTTTATTTAACG AATGAAGAATCGGCTATACGTCGATGTTACGCAAGTATGAAACACGAAAGTGGCGACGTTTTAAGACCTCGTGACTGTGTTTTATTAAAGAGTGGTCCACGGAAAGCTGATTTGCCGTTTGTAGCAAAAATTGCCGCGTTGTGGGAAAATCCTGACGATG GCGAAATGATGTTTTCCTTGTTGTGGTACTATAGA
- the LOC143352749 gene encoding uncharacterized protein LOC143352749 isoform X2: MKTQKKALAARKATKMPTIAKKRRSFSEKAVSDVRKEKKPKKLDPMDDAKRKIDSDKKKSEKAEEKKKIEDKKKIEEKRKEKSEKVDDKKKCVRDPERKYDKVEEKKLEKVDEKVTDECTYDVTEKKKVQKIEEKTKLEKQLIECKKKVEKVEEKKKGGKLEEESTEDQTKLSNFPEESNLHEEKSDTVCSITKKKCKDDKKKDGKPVKSDFKENIKISVIKDKKSERKKLLEKGTISSKGSLTRTKKSSKTKLLQKKGISRKTVLTKKSHISVVQKLDKKIKLNKLIKDEETSISEEDEAMKKTKKKSVSISKGKVMQEKKPKLRKHMKAKLPLKNSKISTALKKDDKLKTLVEKVVPKKKMDIKETEKPLNEQKKVIGKDESNEEIELNNIKSEVEESKDVDKNTKEEQPPSKLPDIKKSVKSNTKIGKKMKKKSIKAHTESTNQILSSSEDTSSEESINKQIKVCEDSPSNSVTSKQEQTDSENITETNLKQETVNSENLSGNASSSDSEHESDDETKKGKQKDMKKKERDNSPSDERFRRMRLFGFWNGPKRHRVASLNALAKVHCLYENETGGVYLGGFCKPKPEKEKQKKAKEEKEEPVRKEKEKKIENKGEESVPKRKLRNVPGLRGKHWDMIESSSSSSSSDEDCEQEKSVEYTKKKIIKRRKRNEEAMDLKDMVVCKRMASLNASAILAASYSDEKNRCSSSSDSTSSESEVEIIKKRKQIDSDIDKRKSRKNSEQDEVIKPPNKLVIVNQDTDVTITGVYVNQTRSTHHEGFCSIAGMQYRISSTSHTQTAATAVATELHDQQKLEQPCKSYTPLGALSSMQPPGSQGNHPNMSPRRHSAFSAPHQHGYYQPAGPLIQHPPTLPPIKGPPPEPTPTPPQNSEGSDDLVATSTTSGGTSSTGGGFYRAYCPPYYGTPPQYADLCYPSAYSHPHAHPPPYYKYAPTYRRQYYGYQESSGGGGPGSGATGGGPTVVDYQPPPPPPGEYPLPPYYGGYPPPPPPPPPPPNPAYLHSPGRPFLDHATFQGCPCPMQSCPKNVDTGPLIGNGKGAPVVSGTGLSLPPSALVGPPSPARGLAGLAPPHGANAWDTDRVQLNTHRNLNQNQPSAPTSHNLVGGHNRTQNSDCEDKNEKNSMEEKLQKCGCQKRACTSTCEVKMENLSPTEKLTVTTCPSNKLRTFKLENNNVKCESCSVEMGDNITCVANCNVKCESDYKCDIMKCEQCMKEGQMAILEIDKDSGILLDDKLDADPDVKEELNDVIVIENENWKKPDYESTVQETIEELAEKEGIEKTEVEGEQPKCQKVSKRKLSLDSLSDSRKKRKVSKRTLSVGSSQDLTNSDFSSKISIPILSLMKQVDTNNDSCISKKKQPKKDNQNQKRKVDNSTSCENAMKKSKTSKQSTSNNIPNCFKHVVSDNSIMETINNVIQKSLQMTQKKDRKSKNIEKSEKTKKEVNLLTAVRKVVKKVDVVKNIASHKLSKVISKSGHSKSKTDARIKLKTHDKIKCKGKSKSKVHEAKTKDNGKKHESTTKSKVKTVNETIKKPALIKKKRKSTKKTSVKKSTTKVEECIVGDENLLLTRKTFLKPKWSNGWSWEGDPFEAKVYLTNEESAIRRCYASMKHESGDVLRPRDCVLLKSGPRKADLPFVAKIAALWENPDDGEMMFSLLWYYRPEHTEQGRTQYDTEDEVFASRHRDANSVACIEDKCYILTFNEYCRYRKNLRRIEEGLESPGLIVPPGDQLYPRENRQPPIPVPSDMVLFCRRVYDYRGKKLVKNPG; encoded by the exons ATGAAGACACAGAAAAAGGCGCTGGCTGCCAGGAAGGCAACCAAAATGCCAACAATTGCTAAAAAACGTCGCTCATTTTCAGAGAAAGCAGTATCCGAtgtaagaaaagaaaagaagcctAAGAAGCTTGATCCGATGGATGATGCAAAAAGGAAGATAGATAGCGACAAGAAAAAATCAGAGAAGgccgaagaaaagaagaaaatcgaAGATAAGAAGAAAATAGAAGAGAAACGGAAAGAAAAATCTGAGAAGGTCGACGATAAAAAGAAATGTGTTAGAGATCCAGAAAGGAAGTATGATAAAGTAGAGGAAAAGAAATTGGAGAAGGTGGATGAAAAAGTCACCGATGAGTGTACTTACGATGtaacagagaaaaagaaagtacAAAAGATAGAGGAAAAAACGAAGCTGGAGAAGCAGTTAATAGAATGTaagaaaaaagttgaaaaagtggaagagaaaaagaaaggtgGAAAACTCGAGGAAGAGAGTACAGAAGATCAAACAAAACTTTCCAATTTTCCAGAGGAGAGTAATTTACATGAAGAAAAGTCAGATACTGTTTGTTCCATTACTAAGAAGAAATGCAAAGATGACAAGAAGAAGGATGGGAAACCAGTTAAGTCAGACTTCAAGGAAAATATAAAGATTTCTGTGATAAAAGATAAAAAGTCGGAACGTAAAAAGCTTCTTGAAAAAGGTACAATAAGTAGCAAAGGTTCTTTAACACGAACAAAAAAGAGTtctaaaacgaaattattacaaaaaaaagGTATTTCTAGAAAGACTGTCTTAACAAAAAAGTCACATATATCGGTAGTTCAGAAACTGGATAAGAagattaaattaaacaaattaataaaagacGAAGAAACATCTATAAGTGAAGAAGATGAAGCAATgaagaaaacgaagaaaaaaagTGTTAGTATCTCTAAAGGTAAGGTCATGCAAGAGAAAAAACCAAAGTTAAGGAAGCATATGAAAGCTAAGTTGCCTttgaaaaatagtaaaataagCACTGCATTAAAAAAAGATGATAAGCTTAAAACACTGGTGGAGAAAGTTGTACCTAAAAAGAAAATGGATATAAAGGAAACTGAGAAACCATTAAATGAACAGAAAAAGGTTATAGGTAAAGATGAGTCAAACGAGGAAATTgaactaaataatataaaaagcGAAGTAGAAGAAAGTAAAGATGTTGATAAAAATACTAAGGAAGAGCAGCCGCCATCGAAATTGCCGGATATTAAAAAATCTGTGAAAAGTAATacaaaaattggtaaaaaaatgaaaaagaagtcTATAAAAGCACACACAGAGAGCACCAATCAAATACTTTCTTCTTCTGAAGATACATCTTCCGAAGAATCGATTAATAAGCAGATCAAAGTTTGCGAAGATAGTCCAAGTAATAGTGTTACTTCTAAACAAGAACAAACCGATAGTGAAAATATAACAGAAACTAATTTAAAACAAGAAACAGTTAATAGTGAAAATTTAAGTGGCAATGCTTCGTCATCAGATTCTGAACATGAAAGTGATGATGAAACGAAGAAAGGCAAACAGAAGGATATgaagaaaaaggagagagaTAATTCACCATCTGATGAACGTTTTCGACGAATGAGATTATTCGGCTTCTGGAATGGACCAAAAAGACATAGAGTGGCCTCTTTAAATGCATTGGCTAAAGTACATTGTTTATATGAAAATGAAACCGGTGGTGTGTATCTAGGAGGTTTTTGTAAACCAAAacctgaaaaagaaaagcaaaagaaagctaaagaagaaaaagaagaacctGTTCGtaaggagaaagaaaagaaaatagaaaataaaggagAAGAAAGTGTTCCAAAAAGAAAGCTCCGAAATGTTCCAGGATTACGTGGAAAGCactgggatatgatagagagtTCTTCATCGTCATCTTCTTCTGATGAGGATTGTGAGCAAGAAAAAAGTGTAGAATATActaagaaaaaaataattaaacgaagAAAGAGAAACGAAGAAGCAATGGATTTGAAAGATATGGTTGTTTGTAAAAGAATGGCAAGTCTTAATGCTAGTGCAATTCTGGCAGCTTCTTATTCAGACGAGAAAAACCGTTGCAGTAGCAGTTCTGATTCCACTAGTAGCGAATCGGAggtagaaattattaaaaaaaggaaacaaattGATTCAGATATTGATAAGCGGAAATCAAGGAAAAACTCAGAACAGGATGAAGTAATAAAACCACCCAATAAACTTGTTATTGTAAATCAAGATACAGATGTTACTATTACTG GTGTTTATGTTAATCAAACTCGATCGACGCATCATGAAGGGTTCTGTAGCATTGCTGGCATGCAGTATAGAATAAGTTCAACCAGTCACACTCAAACTGCAGCTACTGCAGTCGCTACTGAACTTCATGATCAg CAAAAGTTGGAACAACCTTGCAAATCGTATACACCATTAGGTGCATTATCATCAATGCAACCACCTGGTAGTCAAGGCAATCATCCAAACATGTCACCCAGGAGACATTCAGCATTTTCAGCTCCACACCAACATG GGTATTATCAGCCGGCTGGACCACTGATACAGCACCCACCTACTTTACCACCAATAAAAGGACCACCTCCAGAACCAACTCCTACACCTCCCCAAAATTCTGAAGGCTCAGATGATTTGGTAGCAACTTCAACAACTTCTGGTGGAACTAGTAGCACAG GAGGTGGATTCTATAGGGCATATTGTCCTCCATACTATGGTACACCACCACAATATGCAGATTTGTGTTATCCGTCAGCTTACTCTCATCCACATGCTCATCCACCGCCTTACTATAAATATGCACCAACTTATAGAAG GCAATATTATGGATATCAGGAGTCTAGTGGAGGCGGAGGTCCTGGAAGCGGTGCTACTGGAGGTGGCCCAACAGTCGTCGACTATCAACCACCTCCGCCACCACCTGGTGAATATCCTTTACCCCCATACTATGGAGGATATCCACCACCTCCTccgccgcctccacctccacctAATCCAGCATATTTGCATTCTCCAGGAAGACCCTTTTTAGATC ATGCAACCTTCCAGGGTTGTCCATGCCCGATGCAATCTTGTCCAAAAAACGTGGATACTGGGCCCCTTATTGGTAATGGTAAGGGAGCGCCAGTGGTATCGGGGACCGGTCTGTCATTGCCGCCCAGTGCTTTGGTAGGTCCGCCCTCGCCGGCGAGGGGGCTAGCCGGGCTAGCGCCGCCTCACGGTGCCAATGCCTGGGATACGGATCGCGTCCAACTTAACACTCATCGCAACCTGAATCAGAACCAACCTTCGGCCCCTACTTCTCATAATCTAGTCGGTGGACATAATCGCACTCAGAACTCGGACTGCGAAGACAAG AATGAGAAGAATTCCATGGAGGAAAAGTTGCAAAAGTGTGGGTGTCAGAAACGTGCCTGTACATCAACGTGCGAAGTTAAAATGGAAAATCTCTCCCCTACCGAGAAATTAACAGTAACAACGTGTCCAAGTAACAAGCTTCGTACATTCAAGTTGGAAAATAACAATGTCAAGTGCGAATCTTGTAGTGTAGAAATGGGTGATAACATAACTTGCGTCGCAAATTGTAATGTTAAGTGCGAGTCAGATTACAAGTGCGATATAATGAAATGTGAACAATGCATGAAAGAGGGGCAGATGGCTATTCTAGAGATCGACAaagattctggtatattattagATGATAAATTGGATGCAGATCCCGATGTTAAGGAGGAGTTGAACGATGTTATTGTGATTGAGAATGAAAATTGGAAGAAACCAGATTATGAATCGACAGTACAAGAAACCATTGAAGAACTTGCAGAAAAAGAAGGTATAGAGAAAACGGAAGTGGAAGGAGAACAACCTAAGTGTCAGAAAGTATCAAAGAGGAAATTATCTTTAGATAGCTTGTCCGATAgtagaaagaaaaggaaagtgaGTAAAAGGACTCTTTCTGTTGGCTCTTCTCAAGATTTGACTAATAGTGATTTCTCATCGAAAATTTCTATACCGATCTTATCTCTGATGAAACAGGTTGATACTAACAATGATTCGTGTATTTCAAAGAAGAAGCAACCTAAGAAAGATAATCAGAACCAAAAGCGAAAAGTAGATAATTCAACTTCTTGTGAGAATGCAATGAAAAAGTCAAAGACTTCTAAACAAAGTACAAGTAACAATATCCCAAATTGCTTTAAACATGTTGTCAGTGATAATTCTATCATGGAGACTATTAATAACGTTATACAAAAAAGTTTGCAAATGACTCAGAAAAAAGATCGTAAGAGCAAGAATATAGAGAAGTCCgaaaaaacaaagaaagaagTGAACCTGTTAACTGCCGTAAGAAAGGTGGTTAAAAAAGTTGATGTAGTAAAAAATATAGCGTCGCACAAGTTGTCAAAAGTAATTTCAAAAAGCGGTCATTCTAAAAGTAAAACCGACGCAAGGATAAAGTTAAAGACTCATGATAAGATTAAgtgtaaaggaaaaagtaaaTCCAAAGTCCACGAAGCAAAAACGAAGGATAATGGTAAAAAGCATGAGAGTACAACAAAATCTAAAGTAAAAACTGTTAACGAGACTATTAAAAAGCCAGCTCTGATTAAGAAGAAACGGAAAAGTACGAAGAAAACGAGTGTAAAAAAGTCAACTACCAAAGTCGAAGAATGCATAGTAggagatgaaaatttattgctAACtaggaaaacatttttaaaacccAAGTGGAGTAACGGATGGAGTTGGGAAGGGGATCCGTTTGAAGCCAAAGTTTATTTAACG AATGAAGAATCGGCTATACGTCGATGTTACGCAAGTATGAAACACGAAAGTGGCGACGTTTTAAGACCTCGTGACTGTGTTTTATTAAAGAGTGGTCCACGGAAAGCTGATTTGCCGTTTGTAGCAAAAATTGCCGCGTTGTGGGAAAATCCTGACGATG GCGAAATGATGTTTTCCTTGTTGTGGTACTATAGA